The Streptomyces sp. NBC_01268 genome segment TCCATGAAGGAGTGGCCGGGGCGTGAGGTGACCCGTACGACGATCCGGTCCGACAGCACCGTCGTACCGCCCGTCACTCCCGTCCGGTCGCCGCCCGCCTCGCGGATGACCGGGGCCGATTCACCGGTGACGGCGGACTCGTCGACCGCCGCGACCCCGTCGACCACATCGCCGTCGGCCGGGATCAGCTCGCCCGCCTCGACGAGTACGAAGTCGAACATCTTCAGATCCGTGGCGGCCACGGCCTCCGTCTCCGCCCGGTCGAGATCCGTCCCGTACCGCCAGTGCCGGAGGCGCAGGGCCACCGTGTCCGTACGGGCCTTCCGCAGCGACTCGGCCTGTGCCCGGCCTCGTCCTTCGGCGACCGCCTCGGCCAGGTTGGCGAAGACGACCGTCAGCCACAGCCAGGCGCTGATCACCCAGGTGAACACGGACGGATTGACGACCGCGGACAAGGTGGTGAGGACCGAGCCGACCCCGACGACGAACAGGACCGGGTTACGGACCAGGTGCCGTGGATGAAGTTTCCGGAGGGCGTCGGGGAACGAGCTGATCATCTGGGCGGGGTCGAGCAGCCCACCCTCCACGCCGCGTCTGCGCCGTGGTGGATGCGTGAGGGGCGGGAGGGAAGGCGCCTGGTGGACTGGAGCGGCGGGATTCATGGGGTCAGGACCTTCATGAAGGAGCCGCCGCCCGGGACGGCGGGCGACGGCTGGACCGGCAGGACGCACCGGGAGTTCCGGGTGCGTCGGACAGAGGGACGGGAGCGAGGCGCCCTGCCGATCCCGAGGATGGGAGGTGATCGGCAGGGCGCCGTTCCCGGCTCGGCGCATGCGGATGGGGAGGCATGGCACCGAGCGGCCTTCGTCGAGGAGGGTCGAGCCACTGACGTCCTCGGCGGTGAGCGGCGGTTGCTGAATGTAGTCGCCGACTCCGTCCGCACGGACGGACGTTGACGTCCCTCTGACGGTCTGGGGCGTGGCTCTGACGGTTTCCTTGCACCCCGCCGCGCCGTCTGTCAGGACGGTGTCAGGACTCGCGTGCGGTGCGTCAGGGTCGCGTCAACAGCGATCGTTTTCGGTTCTCGCCCGGTCAAGACTGATCGGCACGGGGGGACGGACGACCGTCGGTTCGGCGGGCGCACGACCATCGGCGCCGGTACAGGGCACAGTCTGGGGGCGGGGGCCCCGACAGAAGCCCAACGCCATGCGACGGCCGTCCGGCCAGGGGCCCCGCCCGGCCCGTGACCCTGAGGGGGGTCGCGGGCCGGGCCGGCCGCGGGCCGGGGTGTCCCGGGAGTTCTGACACGCACTCCTGGAACGGCACCCCGGCCCGTTCTCGGTTTCTGTGCCTGGCTGTGCGAACCGCGGATGACGTCCGTACGGATCGCGTCAAGAGCCTGTCAGCATCACGGGCCTGGGCGCCAGGGAGCCGTCAAGGTGGCTGCGCAGGACATGACGAGGGGCGTCTTCTTCGGGAGTGCGTGCGACACGCGCGCAATTCCGAGGAAATGCCGCGCAGTCGAAGGGGCAGTCTGGAACATGAGTGTCGAGAACGTCGTCGGTCTGATCGTCGCGGTCGCCCTGGTCGGTTACCTGGTGGCCGCCTTCATCAAGCCCGAGAAGTTTTGAACGCCCGGAACCCCGCCGACGCGGCCCGTGGTCGCCGCGGCCGGCTCAAGGTCTACCTCGGGGCCGCCCGGGGCGCGGGCAAGACGTGCCGGATGCTCGACGAGGGTCGCCGCAGGGCGGCGCGAGGCACGGACGTGGTCGCCGGACTCGTGGAGTCACACGGGCGCCCCTACACGGAGACGATGCTCCAAGGGCTCGAACGGGTCGCGTCCCGGGGCCGGGAGCTCGACCTGGACGCGGTGCTGCGCCGCCGCCCCGAAGTCGTCCTCGTGGACGACCTCGCCCACGCCAACGCCCCCGGCTGCCGCAACGAGCGCCGCTGGCAGGACGTGGACGAACTCCTCGCCGCCGGAATCGACGTCGTCACGACGCTCGACATCCAGCACCTGGAATCGCTCAGCGACGTCGTCGAGCGGATCACGGAACTGCCCGGCGGGGAGACCGTCCCCGACACGGTCGTACGCGGCGCGGACCAGATCGAGCTCGTCGACGTGGCGCCCGAGGCTCTGCGCCGCCGGATGGCCCACGGCGACATCCTCCCGCCCGGTGAGGTCGACGCCGCCCTCGCCCGCTACTACCGCATCGGCAACCTCACCGCTCTGCGTGAACTCGCCCTGCTGTGGCTGGCAGACCGCGTGGACGACGCCTTGCGCGCCTACCGGTCGGAACACCGCATCGGCGGAGTCTGGGAGACCCGCGAGCGGGTCGTCGTGGCGCTCACCGGCGGGCCCGAGGGGGAGACCCTGATCCGCCGGGCCGCTCGCATCTCCGCCCGCGCCGCCCACGGCGAACTCCTCGCCGTGTACGTGGCGCGCAGCGACGCACTGAGCGCGGGCGCCTCCGCCGCCGCTCTGGGTCGTCAGCGCCGGCTCGTCGAAGACCTGGGCGGCAGCTACCACACAGTCGTCGGCGAGGACGTGCCCACGGCCCTGACCGACTTCGCCCGCGCGGAGAACGCCACCCAGCTCGTCGTCGGCACCAGCCGCCGCCGGCGGCTGGAACGATTCCTCACCGGGCGGGGCATCGGCGAGACGACCGTCGCGCTCTCCGGCGACATCGACGTCCACATGGTCACCCACGAGCGGGCCGGACGCGGCCGC includes the following:
- the kdpF gene encoding K(+)-transporting ATPase subunit F gives rise to the protein MSVENVVGLIVAVALVGYLVAAFIKPEKF